From the Oncorhynchus nerka isolate Pitt River linkage group LG20, Oner_Uvic_2.0, whole genome shotgun sequence genome, one window contains:
- the LOC115103311 gene encoding sorting nexin-16-like has product MATPFVPVPVPMERTPTWPKRTPPLGIISSSGFSPPGKSPWVKATGSWGATVACPSFPQACSSPEGYRTSRGGEQGSVQEDGTPGDSWERPLTPTLLGYEVMEERAKFTVYKILVRRNEEENWVIFRRYTDFARLNDKLKELFPRFRLALPPKRWFKDNYDMEFLEERQLGLQAFLQNLIAHRDLTNSEAVRQFLCLDDPPGPFDSLEESRAFCETLEETNHRLQRDLSEKQREIDSLKTALDERQTHIGLLEKRVHGKSPSPEGLTPESSRLSALGSENSSDTDTATDRHRDTDGEADIDTDRGSSTALEADQETCPERRSSEIQGPLKGHGAYWSSAAIACSPDAFINSTTP; this is encoded by the exons ATGGCCACCCCCTTTGTCCCAGTGCCTGTCCCCATGGAACGGACCCCGACCTGGCCCAAGAGGACCCCCCCCCTGGGAATTATCTCTAGCTCTGGCTTTTCACCTCCTGGAAAGTCCCCCTGGGTGAAGGCCACTGGGTCCTGGGGGGCAACGGTAGCCTGTCCGAGCTTCCCCCAGGCGTGTTCCAGCCCCGAGGGGTACAGGACATccagaggaggggagcaggggtcGGTCCAGGAGGATGGTACTCCAGGGGACAGTTGGGAGAGGCCCCTCACCCCTACCCTGCTGGGCTATGAGGTCATGGAGGAGAGGGCAAAGTTCACG GTGTATAAAATCTTGGTGAGAAGGAATGAGGAAGAGAACTGGGTGATCTTCAGAAGGTACACAGACTTCGCCAGACTCAACGATAAG CTAAAGGAGTTATTTCCCAGGTTCAGACTAGCCCTTCCACCCAAGCGCTGGTTCAAGGATAACTACGACATGGAGTTTCTGGAGGAGAGACAGTTAGGCCTACAAGCCTTCCTACAGAACCTCATAGCACACAGAGATCTCACCAACAG TGAAGCGGTCAGACAGTTCCTTTGTCTGGATGACCCACCAGGCCCCTTTGACAGCCTGGAGGAGAGCAGG GCTTTCTGTGAGACGCTGGAGGAGACCAACCACCGTCTACAGAGGGACCTGTCGGAGAAACAGCGAGAGATTGACTCTTTGAAAACAGCCCTGGATGAGAGACAGACCCACATTGGGCTCCTGGAGAAGAGAGTGCA TGGTAAGTCCCCCAGCCCAGAGGGCCTTACTCCGGAGAGCAGCAGACTATCAGCCCTAGGCAGTGAGAACAGCTCTGACACAGACActgccacagacagacacagagacacagacggaGAGGcggacatagacacagacaggggATCATCCACTGCATTGGAGGCTGACCAGGAGACATGTCCTGAAAGAAGAAG CTCCGAAATCCAAGGGCCACTCAAGGGTCATGGGGCGTACTGGTCATCTGCGGCCATTGCTTGTTCACCAGACGCTTTTATAAATTCAACAACTCCATAG